The following coding sequences lie in one Puniceibacterium sp. IMCC21224 genomic window:
- a CDS encoding UvrD-helicase domain-containing protein — protein sequence MIEWLIGAAVLGGLGSLLGNDEKRPHMGSRHQKTQNKIEQPKPPSIGSDSDFSEWRNKWEPSVNWSKWIPKSLASEITQKFPPYENGGSPEEPVAKQGISIISDSIARSRLTRCEEALGLEFAHHNSRFLISQREKLSDFFSSVERNPLTDEQVECCICMDDAVQIVAAAGSGKTSTIVARVGYVLREGLALPEQILILAFNRSVKDELEARIKERLSGIENIGLISVKTFNAFGLEVIGKSTGRKPRLADWVELGGDVQAISEIVDDLCQRDPRFRLDWDMFRTVYGRDIGEWESIKQPRSDATGQGSIQTADGKYVKSQEERMICDFLFYYGVPYQYESPYEHDTVSEEHSQYHPDFYYPRTNLYHEHFALDVKGNAPAHFSGDYVAGVRWKRTLHKEKKTQLFETTSHGLRNGDDIDRLRVELEQRGEILEFDESRPSPGQEPIPAKQLASTIRAFQQHVKSNGLSHQDLHNAIAKLERGHRERLTRFVKIYERVADEWQRLLQSEESVDFDDMLLAAIHHIECGTYKSPYKMVLADEFQDVSQAKMRLLKTLKESAEPSSNLCVVGDDWQGINRFAGADISVMTGFEKTFPNSTRLTLSKTFRCPKILCDASSEFIQKNPKQIKKTVETTNTYETPPLHVFAAETMSSAIDRLERHLEQLFGAAKAGDLDIANGKKVTVMLLGRYHKDKPASLNAWKRAFGSQLDLSFSTAHASKGLEADYVMLLNVTEGLMGFPSQIVDDPVLQLAMPEPDDFPLAEERRLFYVSLTRARRQTRIYTLQDKPSRFVIELAKDGHTEIKIDGATMKFCPKCETGTLSQKTGRYGPFEACSAHPGCGYTKRLLSFSSNETTSAHTVRLKKPISDGATCPTCNQGTMVVRSGQNNQPFLGCSSFPRCRTTAPITDPRDAMENTNRSN from the coding sequence ATGATTGAATGGTTAATTGGTGCTGCCGTTCTGGGTGGGCTGGGCTCATTGCTTGGCAATGACGAAAAGCGCCCGCATATGGGCTCCAGACACCAAAAAACACAGAACAAGATAGAGCAACCAAAGCCTCCTTCTATTGGCAGTGATTCAGATTTCTCTGAGTGGCGAAACAAGTGGGAGCCCTCCGTCAACTGGAGCAAATGGATCCCGAAAAGTTTAGCATCAGAGATCACCCAGAAATTCCCACCTTATGAAAATGGGGGCTCGCCGGAGGAGCCGGTCGCTAAACAGGGTATTTCAATAATATCAGATTCAATAGCTAGATCTCGCTTGACCCGGTGCGAGGAAGCGCTCGGTTTGGAGTTCGCACATCACAATTCTAGATTTCTTATAAGTCAGAGAGAAAAGCTATCTGATTTTTTCTCTTCGGTCGAACGCAACCCTTTGACTGATGAGCAGGTGGAATGTTGCATCTGCATGGACGACGCAGTGCAAATCGTTGCGGCTGCCGGTTCCGGGAAAACCTCTACGATCGTGGCACGTGTTGGATATGTATTGAGAGAAGGCCTCGCGCTGCCTGAGCAAATCTTGATACTGGCGTTCAACCGGTCTGTGAAAGACGAGTTGGAAGCTCGTATCAAAGAACGCCTTAGCGGAATAGAAAATATCGGGCTTATCAGCGTAAAGACATTTAACGCCTTTGGTCTCGAAGTGATCGGGAAAAGCACTGGGCGTAAACCCAGATTGGCGGATTGGGTTGAGCTTGGCGGAGATGTTCAAGCAATCTCCGAGATTGTGGATGATCTGTGCCAGCGAGATCCTCGTTTCAGACTGGACTGGGATATGTTCAGGACAGTCTACGGTCGCGACATTGGGGAATGGGAGAGCATCAAACAACCTCGCTCCGACGCGACCGGCCAAGGCAGCATTCAAACTGCAGACGGAAAGTACGTGAAGAGCCAAGAAGAGCGGATGATTTGCGACTTCCTGTTCTACTATGGCGTCCCGTATCAATACGAATCTCCCTATGAGCATGACACCGTCTCCGAGGAACATTCGCAGTACCATCCAGATTTTTACTACCCTCGCACCAATCTCTATCACGAGCATTTTGCGCTCGACGTGAAAGGAAATGCACCGGCGCATTTTTCCGGCGACTATGTCGCAGGAGTCCGCTGGAAGAGAACGCTGCACAAAGAAAAGAAGACGCAGCTCTTTGAAACCACATCGCACGGTCTAAGAAATGGCGACGACATTGATCGCCTAAGGGTAGAGCTTGAACAGCGTGGTGAGATCCTTGAATTTGATGAGAGCCGCCCGTCGCCCGGACAAGAACCCATCCCAGCAAAACAGCTGGCCTCCACAATCCGCGCGTTTCAACAGCACGTCAAAAGCAATGGCCTAAGCCATCAGGATCTTCACAACGCAATCGCTAAGCTTGAACGAGGTCACCGTGAGCGGCTGACCCGTTTTGTGAAGATTTACGAGAGGGTCGCCGATGAATGGCAGCGACTTCTGCAATCAGAAGAAAGCGTCGATTTTGACGATATGCTGCTGGCCGCCATCCACCACATCGAGTGCGGCACATACAAGAGCCCATACAAAATGGTTCTCGCGGACGAATTTCAGGATGTGTCGCAAGCAAAAATGCGACTTCTCAAGACTCTGAAGGAAAGTGCTGAACCGTCGTCAAACCTGTGTGTTGTCGGCGATGACTGGCAGGGCATCAACCGCTTTGCGGGGGCAGACATCTCGGTCATGACGGGTTTCGAAAAGACATTTCCGAATTCGACCCGGCTGACTTTGAGTAAGACATTTCGATGCCCGAAGATCTTGTGCGACGCATCAAGCGAATTCATCCAGAAGAACCCGAAACAGATCAAGAAGACCGTCGAAACCACGAACACCTATGAGACGCCGCCGTTACATGTATTCGCAGCCGAGACGATGAGCTCTGCGATAGATCGCCTGGAGAGGCATTTAGAGCAACTATTTGGTGCAGCAAAGGCTGGTGATCTCGATATTGCAAACGGCAAGAAGGTCACCGTCATGCTGCTGGGACGGTACCACAAGGACAAGCCTGCAAGCTTGAACGCATGGAAGCGTGCATTCGGTAGTCAACTCGATCTCAGCTTCTCTACGGCGCATGCCTCGAAAGGCCTGGAAGCTGACTACGTTATGCTGCTCAATGTGACGGAAGGCCTGATGGGTTTTCCCAGTCAAATCGTTGATGATCCGGTGCTGCAGTTGGCAATGCCAGAGCCTGATGATTTCCCATTAGCTGAGGAACGTCGCTTATTCTATGTTTCGCTGACGCGCGCCCGTCGCCAAACACGTATCTATACACTGCAAGACAAGCCTTCACGGTTTGTTATCGAGCTCGCAAAGGATGGCCATACCGAGATTAAAATAGACGGGGCCACGATGAAGTTTTGCCCAAAATGCGAAACGGGCACATTGAGTCAGAAAACTGGTAGGTATGGCCCATTCGAAGCCTGTAGCGCGCACCCAGGATGTGGTTACACCAAAAGACTTTTGTCTTTTAGCTCAAATGAAACCACGTCAGCTCATACGGTTCGACTGAAAAAGCCCATATCCGATGGTGCTACATGTCCAACCTGCAATCAGGGAACGATGGTGGTTAGAAGTGGGCAGAATAATCAGCCGTTTCTCGGATGTTCGTCGTTTCCTAGATGCCGTACAACCGCACCTATAACCGATCCGCGAGATGCCATGGAGAACACTAATCGAAGCAACTAA
- a CDS encoding DUF6878 family protein encodes MTHTEPTLTAPMRPSTVDFGAILAGHAEQAARIEALRPGNKDRLFDGLMAADITHVTVTFDGAGDSGQIESIGAWSGDKAVDLPATEISYAAITWDAPEVEMRSLSLEDVVEQLAYDLLSYTHGGWENNDGAYGEFCFDAGARCIHLKFNERFTSSELFTHDF; translated from the coding sequence ATGACCCATACTGAACCCACTCTTACAGCCCCTATGCGGCCTTCCACGGTCGATTTCGGGGCGATCCTCGCCGGGCATGCCGAGCAAGCCGCCCGGATCGAGGCTCTTCGGCCCGGCAACAAGGATCGCCTGTTCGACGGCCTTATGGCAGCCGACATCACCCATGTTACCGTGACCTTCGACGGTGCCGGTGACAGCGGCCAGATCGAAAGCATCGGTGCCTGGTCCGGCGATAAGGCCGTCGACTTACCCGCGACCGAAATCTCCTATGCCGCGATCACGTGGGACGCCCCCGAGGTTGAAATGCGGAGCCTCTCTCTGGAAGATGTCGTCGAACAATTGGCCTACGATTTACTCAGTTACACCCATGGTGGGTGGGAAAACAACGACGGTGCCTATGGCGAATTTTGCTTCGACGCGGGTGCGCGCTGCATCCATCTGAAGTTCAACGAGCGGTTCACCTCGTCCGAACTCTTCACCCACGACTTCTGA
- a CDS encoding PD-(D/E)XK nuclease family protein: MLVLTHATERDIDLLLVEEFAASPLFISAILRSISLSELVVEHASVMHSVRRIHSRREIDISVRVQTNAGDVLLLIENKLDTSEQPRQAESYRAEAVEQAAGYHLVRTILVCPQEYRAANAVFAAGFDHAISYESLAKFFETRAARETGELGGRLAHRASMMRQAIEKQRRGYTQVVHPAKRQFTERYVALLRETAPELVPGPSMLRESAADSVTMIFAPETLPKWTFLPQMRIVHQLREANANINFYTWGDHFNELAAQISADLAGTGIRAIPTVNKRKSGRAGLMLVVPTPALDHFTPFDEQIESVRTGIVATRSLREWLISHQDAVRGWAALVPDKKLP, translated from the coding sequence ATGCTTGTCCTGACCCACGCCACTGAGCGTGATATCGATCTTCTGCTAGTCGAGGAATTTGCTGCCTCACCTTTGTTCATTTCGGCCATACTAAGATCTATCAGCCTAAGTGAATTGGTAGTTGAGCACGCGTCGGTCATGCACTCCGTGCGCCGCATCCACAGTCGACGCGAGATCGATATTTCGGTTCGGGTGCAGACGAATGCTGGGGATGTCCTGTTGTTGATCGAGAACAAACTCGACACATCTGAACAGCCACGTCAGGCCGAATCCTATCGTGCTGAAGCTGTCGAACAGGCGGCTGGTTATCATCTGGTACGCACGATCCTTGTTTGTCCGCAGGAATATCGCGCTGCAAATGCGGTCTTCGCCGCGGGTTTCGACCACGCAATCAGCTACGAAAGTCTCGCCAAGTTTTTTGAAACCCGCGCCGCTCGTGAGACAGGCGAATTGGGTGGTCGGCTTGCGCATCGCGCTAGCATGATGCGGCAGGCTATCGAAAAACAGCGGCGCGGCTATACCCAGGTTGTCCATCCAGCCAAGCGGCAATTTACCGAACGTTATGTCGCGCTGTTGCGCGAAACCGCACCTGAGCTCGTCCCTGGACCCTCGATGCTGCGCGAAAGCGCCGCCGACAGTGTGACCATGATCTTCGCTCCAGAAACCCTACCGAAATGGACATTCTTGCCGCAGATGCGGATCGTCCATCAGCTTCGCGAGGCAAATGCCAATATCAACTTCTACACGTGGGGCGATCATTTTAATGAACTTGCTGCCCAAATCTCGGCAGATTTGGCCGGAACGGGCATCCGTGCTATCCCAACGGTAAACAAGCGTAAGTCAGGGCGCGCCGGTCTCATGCTGGTGGTGCCAACTCCGGCGTTGGATCATTTCACGCCCTTTGATGAGCAGATTGAGTCCGTGCGCACAGGGATTGTCGCAACCCGTTCCTTACGCGAATGGTTAATCTCACACCAAGATGCTGTGCGTGGCTGGGCTGCACTGGTACCCGACAAAAAGCTCCCCTGA
- a CDS encoding helix-turn-helix domain-containing protein produces the protein MRHANKRTTALAERTFLPCPNPYELLGPVRVMRKELGLTTNDLAVLTALISFLPRKELEIQDDQRLTLTVVFPSNASLSERANGLDERTLRRSLGRLSAAELIERKNSANGKRFPLRYGGVIRDAFGIDLKPLIQRYGSLATQALQLAEESERLRSLKAEALALRASLLQQTRFDEAKLSTLNVIRNVLRRATLTVDAVLSVISELRALGADTDASYGEHHAAARANNEDNLQAVEHRHHRPNSIDLPATNGQNVRHIESIKKDINKIAPATVNRGEQTAQTKPTMNRDPARMAWEDFTHVAGFFPEPPRTGEALTRILYDLGRLLRISQDELRRGIQKAGAGKLLLVFDYLIARADTIKHPDAYFERILRTQLAPT, from the coding sequence ATGAGACATGCAAACAAAAGAACAACCGCCCTGGCGGAACGTACATTTTTGCCCTGCCCTAACCCCTATGAGCTTCTGGGCCCGGTGCGCGTAATGAGGAAGGAGCTCGGCCTCACAACCAATGACCTCGCCGTTCTGACCGCGCTCATTAGTTTCCTACCCCGCAAAGAACTTGAGATTCAGGACGACCAGCGACTTACGCTCACTGTCGTGTTCCCATCGAACGCTTCTCTGTCAGAGCGCGCCAATGGACTCGATGAGAGAACACTTCGACGCAGCCTGGGGCGCCTCTCAGCTGCTGAACTGATCGAACGCAAGAACTCAGCAAATGGCAAACGCTTTCCGCTGCGGTATGGAGGCGTTATCAGAGATGCCTTCGGTATCGACCTGAAGCCCTTGATCCAGAGGTACGGCTCGCTTGCGACACAAGCCTTACAGCTCGCCGAAGAAAGCGAGCGCTTGCGCTCACTGAAGGCTGAGGCGTTGGCCCTACGTGCTTCGCTACTCCAACAGACACGCTTCGATGAAGCAAAGCTCTCTACCCTCAACGTGATCAGAAATGTCCTGCGTCGAGCAACATTAACCGTTGATGCAGTCCTGAGCGTTATCTCGGAACTCAGAGCCCTCGGAGCCGATACAGACGCAAGCTACGGTGAACACCATGCCGCAGCGAGAGCTAATAACGAAGATAATTTACAAGCTGTCGAACACCGGCATCATAGGCCAAATTCCATCGATCTGCCCGCCACAAACGGACAAAATGTCCGGCACATAGAGTCTATAAAAAAAGATATTAATAAGATTGCTCCCGCTACGGTTAATCGCGGTGAACAAACCGCACAAACCAAACCCACGATGAACCGAGACCCAGCACGCATGGCATGGGAAGACTTCACCCATGTTGCGGGATTTTTCCCAGAACCGCCGCGCACAGGAGAAGCCCTTACCCGCATTCTATACGACCTCGGTCGATTGCTTAGAATAAGCCAAGACGAACTGCGGCGCGGCATCCAGAAAGCTGGCGCAGGAAAACTGCTTCTCGTCTTCGACTACCTGATAGCAAGAGCAGACACGATCAAACACCCTGATGCCTATTTTGAAAGGATCCTACGCACACAGCTTGCTCCCACATGA
- a CDS encoding tyrosine-type recombinase/integrase yields the protein MTQLYFTDGSALRAPVSVEGVPADLSVSLTEAAGKIDLMDGMPFLLDRDGSYLHDVNRFFRACPTMGVRSRHSLRAYAHDIFVWMRFLEERRGGKQLWRADYNDVIAFHHARRLSDAPFRISASSWNRAIAALDKLYRWALEEGLIASSPFRYDLSFRHGHGRGTPKVVEGNRARERAARPHDMQFVDLGRYLVFRDIGLRGKLPDGSEDPAWRCRNGERNAVFAELLVTTGMRLGEAGSLIIDELPRLISDSPRILPFDLPAVITKGERPRRIRLPRRVLKQIGDYVDIERRIAAAKAPPRPAVPFVLSPDGRNAIDDSGRRIALTRLLAQDRQRLLRSPDGMPEHASLWLTERGQPVSSGTWEVAFRRASQRCQAFGLNIIVTPHMLRHTFAVNMLSMLIREQVGRIFNPTDAHGAAYRQMLGDPLRHLQHLLGHANIASTYIYLDSLAEAQELVDAAADRWTDELMAEDR from the coding sequence ATGACGCAGCTTTATTTCACCGACGGATCGGCGCTGCGCGCGCCCGTTTCGGTCGAAGGCGTTCCGGCCGATCTTTCCGTGTCCCTGACGGAGGCCGCTGGCAAGATCGACCTGATGGATGGCATGCCCTTCTTACTGGATCGGGACGGAAGCTACTTGCATGACGTGAACCGGTTCTTTCGCGCCTGTCCGACCATGGGGGTGCGTTCGCGGCACAGTTTGCGCGCCTACGCCCATGACATCTTCGTCTGGATGCGGTTTCTGGAAGAACGGCGTGGTGGAAAGCAGCTTTGGCGTGCCGATTACAACGATGTCATCGCGTTTCACCATGCACGGCGTTTGTCGGATGCACCGTTCCGGATTTCGGCATCCAGTTGGAACAGGGCGATCGCGGCGCTCGACAAACTGTATCGGTGGGCGCTTGAAGAGGGACTGATCGCATCCTCGCCGTTTCGATATGACCTGTCCTTTCGCCATGGTCATGGGCGAGGAACGCCGAAGGTGGTTGAGGGGAACAGGGCGCGGGAACGTGCCGCGCGCCCGCATGACATGCAATTCGTCGATCTCGGGCGCTACCTCGTATTCCGGGATATCGGCCTGAGGGGTAAATTGCCGGACGGGTCCGAGGACCCAGCCTGGCGCTGCCGCAATGGCGAGCGGAATGCCGTTTTCGCGGAACTGCTCGTCACGACAGGCATGCGCCTCGGCGAGGCCGGTAGCCTGATCATAGACGAACTGCCCCGGCTGATCTCCGACAGCCCACGGATACTTCCTTTCGATCTGCCGGCCGTGATCACCAAGGGCGAACGCCCGCGACGCATCCGGTTGCCGCGCCGGGTGCTCAAGCAGATCGGGGATTACGTCGATATCGAGCGCCGGATTGCCGCCGCCAAGGCGCCGCCTCGTCCGGCCGTCCCCTTTGTATTGTCACCCGATGGCCGCAACGCCATTGATGACAGTGGTCGGCGCATCGCGCTGACCAGGCTCCTTGCGCAAGACCGCCAACGGCTGCTGCGATCGCCTGATGGGATGCCTGAACACGCATCGCTCTGGCTCACGGAACGCGGCCAGCCCGTGTCGTCGGGTACTTGGGAGGTAGCGTTTCGTAGGGCAAGCCAGCGGTGCCAGGCCTTCGGCCTCAATATCATCGTCACACCGCACATGTTGCGGCACACCTTTGCGGTCAACATGTTGTCGATGCTGATCCGCGAACAGGTGGGCAGGATCTTCAACCCGACCGATGCGCACGGTGCTGCCTATCGGCAGATGCTTGGCGATCCGCTCCGCCATCTCCAGCACCTCCTCGGCCACGCGAACATCGCTAGCACCTACATCTATCTCGACAGCCTTGCCGAGGCGCAGGAACTCGTCGATGCGGCGGCGGATCGCTGGACCGACGAACTCATGGCGGAGGATCGATGA
- a CDS encoding ParB/RepB/Spo0J family partition protein produces the protein MARKVFGDSLKNAMGKTPHSDEDLDVKRTSPTVARAQASVLEEDKHATRLIDPTAIRMSAIMDRIDPSDGLDELVSSIREHGQKVPVLVRRTQDGALEIVYGRRRLLACRQLGQKVRATVMEMTDEEALIAQGVENNARQDPSFIERALFVAGIIRELGKTDETRKNAQTIAYRALQIDESLVSRMNRIATGIPMELIQAIGPAHGVGRRVWEKLFRLCEKDVARARYVASEIPRNIPGPDRLEAAVTVLTATKPSTQETHPSERVKIGRKGNRITIDVDADLAPRVEEAVRKLVTELLDRGQDGPE, from the coding sequence ATGGCGCGTAAGGTCTTCGGGGACTCACTCAAGAACGCGATGGGCAAAACGCCGCATTCGGACGAGGATCTGGATGTGAAGCGAACGAGCCCGACTGTAGCTCGCGCACAAGCATCCGTGCTCGAAGAGGATAAACACGCCACGCGGCTGATCGACCCGACCGCCATACGGATGTCCGCGATCATGGACCGCATCGATCCAAGCGATGGTCTGGATGAGCTTGTCTCGTCGATCCGCGAGCACGGTCAAAAGGTTCCAGTGCTGGTTCGCCGAACCCAAGACGGTGCGCTTGAGATCGTCTATGGACGCCGTCGGCTTCTCGCTTGTCGCCAACTTGGTCAGAAAGTGCGCGCGACGGTCATGGAGATGACCGACGAGGAAGCTCTCATTGCCCAAGGCGTAGAGAACAATGCGCGCCAAGACCCATCGTTCATCGAAAGGGCTTTGTTTGTCGCTGGGATCATTCGAGAACTTGGGAAAACCGACGAGACGCGCAAGAACGCTCAAACGATCGCGTATCGGGCACTTCAGATCGATGAATCGCTCGTCTCGCGGATGAACCGTATCGCTACGGGCATCCCGATGGAACTGATCCAGGCTATCGGACCTGCACACGGCGTTGGTCGAAGGGTTTGGGAAAAGCTTTTCAGACTGTGCGAGAAAGACGTCGCGAGAGCCCGGTATGTTGCCAGCGAAATCCCTCGCAACATACCGGGCCCCGACCGTCTCGAAGCGGCGGTTACCGTGCTAACGGCCACCAAACCGTCGACGCAGGAGACACATCCCAGTGAGCGCGTGAAGATCGGCCGCAAGGGCAACCGCATCACAATCGATGTGGACGCTGATCTTGCCCCGCGGGTTGAGGAGGCAGTCCGGAAGCTGGTCACCGAGCTTCTTGACCGCGGTCAAGATGGGCCAGAGTGA
- a CDS encoding single-stranded DNA-binding protein: MQNIVILAGNIGQKPETRTTQGGTNITNFSLATSRPRLSEGRVLRDDNGYRVMDTEWHRITCFNGLGKTVAEHCEKGMKVLVHGRIHYTKWIDSMGNDRYGCEIIAEKVDFLSRPKSTENENPELVDRDDEIPF, translated from the coding sequence ATGCAGAACATCGTCATCCTCGCCGGCAACATCGGTCAGAAACCCGAAACTCGCACCACTCAGGGCGGCACCAACATCACCAACTTCAGCCTCGCTACCTCGCGCCCCCGCCTCTCGGAAGGTCGCGTGCTGCGTGACGACAACGGCTACCGGGTCATGGACACCGAATGGCACCGCATCACCTGCTTCAACGGGCTCGGCAAGACGGTCGCGGAGCATTGCGAAAAGGGCATGAAGGTCCTCGTCCACGGCCGAATCCACTACACCAAATGGATCGACAGCATGGGGAACGACCGCTACGGCTGCGAGATCATCGCCGAGAAGGTCGACTTCCTGAGCCGCCCGAAGTCGACTGAGAACGAAAACCCCGAGCTGGTCGACCGCGACGACGAGATCCCGTTCTGA
- a CDS encoding ParB/RepB/Spo0J family partition protein — protein sequence MTKAVQKITLSSSRDIPFDKLVLSQSNVRRIKAGVSVEELAEDIARRGLLQSLSVRPVLADDGTETGTFEIPAGGRRFQALALLVKQKRLAKTTPIPCIVRDAGSTILAEDDSLAENMQRVALHPLDQFRAFVSLRDKGQSDAEIAAAFFVTPQIVKQRLKLAAVAPALLEVYAEDGMTLEQLMAFTVNLDHARQVQVWDVINSSWNKEPFQIRRMLTETSVRVSDRRAFFVGIDTYEAAGGTMLHDLFQGDDGGWLEDPALLDRLVTEKLQAEAETVAVEGWKWIEVALDLPYGYSHGLRSLSGDPAPMTDDEGAAHAKLLAEYRALEEEYSGQDELPDEIDTRLGVLEAEMEKIETRPLIFDPLEIGRAGAFVTLDRYGALAVYRGYVRPEDEPVEETAVQDGSDPAVAGQGDDRDLTDGHASAGHVGTVITSGGQPIGADLPEDEDEGSLKPLPERLVMELTAHRTLALREAIGRSPDVALTLLLLKLVTDTFRTSGASGSCLEASVRQVYMSAQASDLKDSVVAKLVDERHAEWEADLPPGDDAALWDYLTVLDQGSRLALLAHCLSFGVNALHEKVNPYGAGISAGGLTRRMAQADIVGQALDLDMVEAGWEPTVDTYLNRVPKARILEAVREAKGEGTAQLLDHLKKGEMASEAERLLKDSGWLPEVLRRVDLVALDGKDCAKRQGVDAEAADSVSEADLPAFLTDDLPAEGASMLAAE from the coding sequence ATGACGAAAGCTGTCCAGAAAATCACCCTATCCTCGTCCCGGGATATTCCTTTCGACAAGCTGGTGCTGAGCCAGTCCAATGTGCGGCGCATCAAAGCTGGCGTGTCGGTCGAAGAACTGGCCGAAGACATCGCCCGCCGTGGCCTCTTGCAGAGCTTGAGCGTGCGGCCCGTGTTGGCTGACGATGGCACCGAGACCGGCACGTTCGAGATCCCCGCCGGAGGCCGTCGGTTCCAAGCATTGGCATTGCTGGTGAAGCAAAAGCGGTTGGCGAAGACGACGCCCATTCCCTGCATCGTGCGGGATGCGGGGTCCACGATCCTGGCCGAGGACGATTCCCTTGCGGAAAACATGCAGCGTGTTGCCCTGCACCCGCTCGACCAGTTCCGCGCGTTTGTGTCCCTGCGCGACAAGGGTCAGAGCGATGCAGAGATTGCTGCCGCCTTCTTCGTGACGCCGCAGATCGTGAAGCAGCGCCTGAAGCTCGCAGCCGTCGCCCCTGCCCTGCTTGAGGTCTACGCCGAGGATGGCATGACGCTGGAGCAGCTCATGGCCTTCACCGTGAACCTCGATCACGCGCGTCAGGTTCAAGTCTGGGATGTGATCAATTCATCCTGGAACAAGGAGCCATTCCAGATCCGGCGCATGCTGACGGAGACCTCGGTCAGGGTTTCCGACCGGCGCGCGTTCTTTGTGGGTATTGATACCTATGAAGCGGCTGGTGGCACGATGCTGCATGACCTCTTTCAGGGTGATGACGGCGGTTGGCTCGAGGACCCTGCCCTGCTCGATCGGCTGGTGACTGAAAAACTCCAGGCCGAGGCTGAGACGGTTGCGGTTGAGGGCTGGAAGTGGATCGAGGTCGCGCTTGACCTGCCCTACGGCTACAGCCATGGGCTGCGGTCCCTGTCGGGTGATCCGGCGCCGATGACGGATGACGAAGGTGCGGCTCATGCCAAGCTGCTCGCCGAGTATCGGGCGCTGGAAGAGGAATACTCGGGTCAGGATGAATTGCCTGACGAGATCGACACGCGGCTCGGCGTGTTGGAAGCGGAGATGGAAAAGATCGAGACCCGGCCGTTGATCTTCGATCCGTTGGAAATCGGACGGGCAGGGGCGTTCGTCACGCTCGATCGCTACGGCGCGCTCGCAGTCTATCGCGGATATGTGCGTCCAGAGGATGAGCCCGTTGAGGAGACCGCGGTCCAGGATGGTAGTGATCCTGCGGTGGCGGGGCAGGGGGATGATCGTGATCTCACCGATGGCCATGCCAGTGCCGGTCATGTCGGAACCGTCATCACGTCAGGTGGCCAGCCGATCGGAGCTGACTTGCCGGAGGATGAGGATGAAGGATCGCTGAAGCCGCTGCCCGAGCGGTTGGTCATGGAGTTGACGGCCCACCGGACGCTGGCGCTGCGTGAAGCGATCGGGCGCTCGCCGGATGTCGCGCTGACGCTTCTGCTCCTGAAGCTCGTCACTGACACCTTCCGCACCTCCGGAGCGTCTGGCAGCTGCCTCGAGGCCTCCGTGCGTCAGGTCTATATGTCAGCGCAAGCGAGCGATCTGAAGGACAGCGTGGTGGCCAAGCTGGTCGACGAGCGTCACGCGGAATGGGAAGCCGATCTGCCGCCTGGCGATGATGCGGCACTATGGGACTATCTGACGGTCCTCGACCAGGGCAGTCGGCTGGCTTTGCTGGCGCATTGCCTCAGCTTCGGCGTCAACGCGCTGCACGAGAAGGTGAACCCTTACGGGGCAGGCATCTCTGCAGGTGGTCTCACCCGGCGCATGGCGCAGGCGGATATCGTGGGGCAAGCCCTTGATCTCGACATGGTCGAGGCGGGCTGGGAGCCGACGGTGGATACCTATCTCAACCGCGTGCCCAAGGCCCGCATTCTTGAGGCCGTACGTGAGGCCAAGGGGGAGGGGACTGCCCAACTCCTCGATCACCTGAAGAAAGGCGAGATGGCCAGTGAGGCCGAGCGCTTGCTGAAGGACAGCGGCTGGTTGCCCGAGGTCCTGCGCCGTGTCGATCTCGTGGCGCTGGACGGTAAGGACTGTGCCAAAAGGCAGGGGGTGGATGCCGAAGCGGCTGACAGCGTCAGTGAAGCTGACCTTCCCGCGTTCCTGACGGATGACCTGCCTGCTGAAGGCGCGTCGATGCTGGCCGCCGAGTAA
- a CDS encoding DNA repair protein RadC — protein MMSGQAHPKILDRFDTLAEAMRGAIDHAEDIGPDAAPQILAILDRDERLVLAGAASDGAVAWCNPVANAVEARAVVTEACQSRTQAARAAEWDESDLAQRLRHRADLLDARLVDPLWRAFAARALQIAA, from the coding sequence ATGATGTCTGGACAGGCGCACCCCAAGATCCTGGATCGTTTCGATACGCTGGCCGAAGCCATGCGAGGGGCGATCGACCATGCCGAAGATATCGGCCCTGATGCCGCCCCGCAGATTCTTGCGATACTTGATCGCGACGAACGTCTTGTTCTGGCCGGGGCCGCCAGCGACGGCGCAGTCGCATGGTGCAATCCTGTTGCGAACGCAGTCGAGGCCCGCGCTGTCGTAACCGAAGCTTGCCAGTCCCGCACACAAGCCGCCCGCGCTGCCGAATGGGACGAATCCGATCTCGCGCAGCGGCTGCGTCACCGGGCCGATCTTCTGGACGCACGCCTTGTCGATCCGCTGTGGCGCGCGTTTGCCGCTCGGGCGCTGCAGATCGCGGCGTGA